One window of Acropora palmata chromosome 1, jaAcrPala1.3, whole genome shotgun sequence genomic DNA carries:
- the LOC141880163 gene encoding CUB and sushi domain-containing protein 1-like isoform X6 yields MRMWKRALTFAVLVFICPNIECKRKKDDAKKSVDCRRTNKSAFRFCTKACKSHNDCKKNERCLCDGDCGMSCVRNNLKCNQLKKTKNLIAKVSDGRSFGSVITYSCPPRYTLRGSSKRSCRAIGEWDGRKTRCRKFCRDPGEITHGNRRYTSFQVGKYITYWCFPGYNMTGNARITCEEDRSTGNPRWSSNKPICQLPTCPRPTIPRNALIDFPRKMPKNFNYNQRVLLKCMYGYVKTSLGILACRGPSWIGGISCRPKSCGSPSEVANGRILGYLYTFKQRVTYACDEGYQIRGPLYRQCQANGKWGGDDPSCDVVNCGPLQRPDHGDIIQQVGTTFGNRIVFDCTGKGYEIRGSKVRTCQSDGSWSGLPTTCELVKCDDPGTPVNGMRIVSKGLVYGGSLRFKCNRDYTLMKGMSEIIYCQANKRWTASVPYCLAPCRDPGAPRQGRRIGDDFRHDSKVIFSCPNDYLMEGVGEIRCSNGTWSNSVPTCKAPCAKLSKPANGYMRGDFRHGSQVRFVCLYGYQRIGAASSTCNDGTWSNSAPICKGICGRPRVSSRVHVHGNSFLDGDEVQFSCVANYDLFGSQRSRCVGQRWNTGIPECKARCVFGGDPDNGFAVRDPFFNRVVNHGVQITYRCNENYTLIGSATQECNNGHWTNSRPSCKAPCRDPGVPRQGSRIGDDFRHGSKVTFTCRDDYNMEGVREISCSNGAWSNRVPSCKAPCAKLSKPANGYMRGDFRHGSQVRFVCLYGYQRIGAASSTCNDGTWSNSAPICKGICGRPRVSSRVHVHGNSFLDGDEVQFSCVANYDLFGSQRSRCVGQRWNTGIPECKARCVFGGDPDNGFAVRDPFFNRVVNHGVQITYRCNENYTLIGSATQECNNGHWTNSRPSCKASCQWPGRIDNGREVRHSYKHGDTVQYVCNKGYILDGKRDLTCVDGAWSSRRPACRASCRRPEPPRNGGMRGDNFNHNEKVVFYCDENYQLVGESEITCKDGSWSDSYPTCVATCSNPGEPAHGRRLSI; encoded by the exons ATGAGAATGTGGAAGAGAGCTCTCACATTTGCGGTGTTGGTATTTATATGTCCGAATATTGAGTGTAAGAGGAAGAAGGACG ATGCGAAGAAATCAGTTGATTGCCGTCGAACAAATAAATCTGCTTTCAGGTTTTGCACGAAAGCCTGTAAATCTCATAACGATTGCAAAAAGAATGAGCGATGTTTGTGCGATGGAGATTGTGGGATGTCTTGCGTTCGAAACA ATTTAAAATGCAATCAGCTTAAAAAGACGAAGAACTTGATAGCCAAAGTTAGTGATGGCCGTTCCTTTGGCAGCGTGATCACCTATTCGTGTCCTCCACGCTACACACTGCGCGGTTCATCCAAGAGAAGCTGCAGAGCCATAGGAGAATGGGATGGAAGAAAGACTCGATGCA GAAAATTTTGCCGAGACCCGGGTGAAATTACACATGGAAACAGAAGATATACCAGTTTCCAAGTTGGAAAGTATATTACATATTGGTGTTTTCCTGGTTACAACATGACAGGAAATGCCAGAATCACCTGCGAGGAGGACAGATCCACAGGAAACCCTCGATGGAGTTCCAATAAACCAATTTGCCAAT TACCTACTTGCCCTCGACCCACAATACCACGAAATGCTCTTATCGATTTCCCGCGGAAAATGCCCAAGAATTTCAATTATAATCAAAGAGTCCTGTTAAAGTGCATGTATGGTTACGTTAAGACAAGCCTGGGTATTTTGGCATGTCGTGGCCCAAGTTGGATTGGAGGAATATCGTGTAGAC CTAAGAGCTGTGGCAGCCCTAGCGAAGTGGCGAATGGAAGGATATTAGGTTACTTGTATACCTTTAAGCAAAGGGTCACATACGCCTGTGATGAAGGGTACCAGATCAGAGGACCACTTTACAGACAATGCCAAGCCAATGGAAAATGGGGTGGAGATGACCCTTCCTGTGACG TGGTAAACTGTGGTCCTTTGCAAAGGCCGGACCATGGGGACATTATTCAACAAGTCGGTACCACGTTTGGAAACAGAATAGTTTTTGACTGCACTGGAAAGGGATATGAAATCAGAGGCAGCAAGGTTCGAACATGCCAGAGCGATGGCAGTTGGAGTGGACTCCCAACCACTTGCGAGC TCGTTAAATGTGACGATCCAGGAACACCCGTAAATGGAATGAGGATTGTCAGCAAAGGCCTCGTTTACGGCGGGTCTCTTAGGTTTAAATGCAACAGGGATTACACTCTGATGAAGGGAATGTCAGAAATCATCTACTGCCAAGCTAATAAGAGATGGACGGCGTCGGTTCCTTACTGTCTAG CTCCTTGCCGAGATCCAGGAGCCCCTCGCCAGGGAAGGAGAATTGGAGACGACTTTCGTCATGACAGTAAAGTAATATTCAGTTGTCCGAACGACTATCTCATGGAAGGTGTTGGCGAGATCCGGTGTTCAAATGGGACATGGAGCAATAGTGTACCAACTTGTAAAG CTCCTTGTGCCAAGCTCTCCAAACCAGCTAATGGATACATGCGTGGAGACTTCAGACATGGAAGTCAAGTTAGATTTGTATGCCTTTATGGGTATCAGAGGATCGGAGCAGCCTCTTCTACATGTAACGACGGTACCTGGTCCAATAGCGCTCCTATCTGTAAAG GTATATGCGGTAGGCCAAGAGTTTCATCAAGAGTACATGTACATGGAAACAGCTTTCTCGATGGAGACGAAGTTCAGTTTTCATGCGTTGCAAACTACGATTTATTTGGAAGTCAAAGAAGTCGATGTGTTGGCCAGAGATGGAATACAGGCATACCAGAATGCAAAG cccgctgcgTCTTTGGGGGAGACCCGGACAATGGCTTTGCTGTGCGCGATCCGTTTTTCAATAGAGTGGTTAACCATGGAGTACAGATAACTTACCGCTGCAACGAAAACTATACTCTGATTGGCTCTGCTACACAGGAGTGCAACAACGGCCATTGGACAAACTCTCGACCATCGTGCAAAG CTCCTTGCCGAGATCCAGGAGTTCCTCGTCAAGGAAGCAGAATTGGAGACGACTTTCGTCATGGCAGTAAAGTAACATTCACTTGTCGAGACGACTATAACATGGAAGGTGTTCGCGAGATCTCTTGTTCAAATGGGGCGTGGAGCAATAGGGTACCATCTTGTAAAG CTCCTTGTGCCAAGCTCTCCAAACCAGCTAATGGATACATGCGTGGAGACTTCAGACATGGAAGTCAAGTTAGATTTGTATGCCTTTATGGGTATCAGAGGATCGGAGCAGCCTCTTCTACATGTAACGACGGTACCTGGTCCAATAGCGCTCCTATCTGTAAAG GTATATGCGGTAGGCCAAGAGTTTCATCAAGAGTACATGTACATGGAAACAGCTTTCTCGATGGAGACGAAGTTCAGTTTTCATGCGTTGCAAACTACGATTTATTTGGAAGTCAAAGAAGTCGATGTGTTGGCCAGAGATGGAATACAGGCATACCAGAATGCAAAG cccgctgcgTCTTTGGGGGAGACCCGGACAATGGCTTTGCTGTGCGCGATCCGTTTTTCAATAGAGTGGTTAACCATGGAGTACAGATAACTTACCGCTGCAACGAAAACTATACTCTGATTGGCTCTGCTACACAGGAGTGCAACAATGGCCATTGGACAAACTCTCGACCATCGTGCAAAG CCTCCTGTCAATGGCCAGGTCGTATAGATAACGGAAGAGAAGTCAGACATAGTTACAAGCACGGAGATACAGTCCAATATGTTTGTAATAAAGGTTACATCCTCGATGGAAAACGAGATCTAACTTGTGTAGATGGAGCATGGAGCTCTCGTCGACCGGCATGTAGAG CATCTTGTAGACGCCCAGAACCGCCAAGGAATGGAGGAATGCGAGGAGACAATTTTAATCACAATGAGAAGGTGGTATTTTACTGTGATGAGAACTACCAGCTCGTTGGTGAATCCGAGATAACTTGCAAAGATGGCTCATGGAGTGATTCGTACCCCACATGTGTCG CTACTTGTTCCAATCCTGGTGAACCAGCCCACGGCAGACGGTTGAGTATATAA
- the LOC141880163 gene encoding sushi, von Willebrand factor type A, EGF and pentraxin domain-containing protein 1-like isoform X1, translating to MRMWKRALTFAVLVFICPNIECKRKKDDAKKSVDCRRTNKSAFRFCTKACKSHNDCKKNERCLCDGDCGMSCVRNNLKCNQLKKTKNLIAKVSDGRSFGSVITYSCPPRYTLRGSSKRSCRAIGEWDGRKTRCRKFCRDPGEITHGNRRYTSFQVGKYITYWCFPGYNMTGNARITCEEDRSTGNPRWSSNKPICQLPTCPRPTIPRNALIDFPRKMPKNFNYNQRVLLKCMYGYVKTSLGILACRGPSWIGGISCRPKSCGSPSEVANGRILGYLYTFKQRVTYACDEGYQIRGPLYRQCQANGKWGGDDPSCDVVNCGPLQRPDHGDIIQQVGTTFGNRIVFDCTGKGYEIRGSKVRTCQSDGSWSGLPTTCELVKCDDPGTPVNGMRIVSKGLVYGGSLRFKCNRDYTLMKGMSEIIYCQANKRWTASVPYCLAPCRDPGAPRQGRRIGDDFRHDSKVIFSCPNDYLMEGVGEIRCSNGTWSNSVPTCKAPCAKLSKPANGYMRGDFRHGSQVRFVCLYGYQRIGAASSTCNDGTWSNSAPICKGICGRPRVSSRVHVHGNSFLDGDEVQFSCVANYDLFGSQRSRCVGQRWNTGIPECKARCVFGGDPDNGFAVRDPFFNRVVNHGVQITYRCNENYTLIGSATQECNNGHWTNSRPSCKAPCRDPGVPRQGSRIGDDFRHGSKVTFTCRDDYNMEGVREISCSNGAWSNRVPSCKAPCAKLSKPANGYMRGDFRHGSQVRFVCLYGYQRIGAASSTCNDGTWSNSAPICKGICGRPRVSSRVHVHGNSFLDGDEVQFSCVANYDLFGSQRSRCVGQRWNTGIPECKARCVFGGDPDNGFAVRDPFFNRVVNHGVQITYRCNENYTLIGSATQECNNGHWTNSRPSCKASCQWPGRIDNGREVRHSYKHGDTVQYVCNKGYILDGKRDLTCVDGAWSSRRPACRASCRRPEPPRNGGMRGDNFNHNEKVVFYCDENYQLVGESEITCKDGSWSDSYPTCVAACDHPGDIEHGQLTSQYFSHGQLVRYKCDLGYSLEGNHELTCNNGDWNSNLPNCKACQNPIGMENPSIRNIRITSADYLSSPTLARLNGRFAWCTTKQTYLQVNLGKRHQLTTIATQGGQDNTGIISWVRKYKLSFFAGPRKEIFYQESGTQQVIDGNQNASSTVTYFFKEPFITQVVRIYPNFNPTPVCLRMELYGCDPNPDCIHVGSVVYGLWERKGDSLNYYVVYITQLNATHVDFVLDYTHGNGILLTRSYNRSEPVLVVDEIPKMIDILVGSRVIGVHKRAHKEWYQAGTVIRTTPRYAYVRFGSGTDRWVPPRELRLQRRPRFCATGA from the exons ATGAGAATGTGGAAGAGAGCTCTCACATTTGCGGTGTTGGTATTTATATGTCCGAATATTGAGTGTAAGAGGAAGAAGGACG ATGCGAAGAAATCAGTTGATTGCCGTCGAACAAATAAATCTGCTTTCAGGTTTTGCACGAAAGCCTGTAAATCTCATAACGATTGCAAAAAGAATGAGCGATGTTTGTGCGATGGAGATTGTGGGATGTCTTGCGTTCGAAACA ATTTAAAATGCAATCAGCTTAAAAAGACGAAGAACTTGATAGCCAAAGTTAGTGATGGCCGTTCCTTTGGCAGCGTGATCACCTATTCGTGTCCTCCACGCTACACACTGCGCGGTTCATCCAAGAGAAGCTGCAGAGCCATAGGAGAATGGGATGGAAGAAAGACTCGATGCA GAAAATTTTGCCGAGACCCGGGTGAAATTACACATGGAAACAGAAGATATACCAGTTTCCAAGTTGGAAAGTATATTACATATTGGTGTTTTCCTGGTTACAACATGACAGGAAATGCCAGAATCACCTGCGAGGAGGACAGATCCACAGGAAACCCTCGATGGAGTTCCAATAAACCAATTTGCCAAT TACCTACTTGCCCTCGACCCACAATACCACGAAATGCTCTTATCGATTTCCCGCGGAAAATGCCCAAGAATTTCAATTATAATCAAAGAGTCCTGTTAAAGTGCATGTATGGTTACGTTAAGACAAGCCTGGGTATTTTGGCATGTCGTGGCCCAAGTTGGATTGGAGGAATATCGTGTAGAC CTAAGAGCTGTGGCAGCCCTAGCGAAGTGGCGAATGGAAGGATATTAGGTTACTTGTATACCTTTAAGCAAAGGGTCACATACGCCTGTGATGAAGGGTACCAGATCAGAGGACCACTTTACAGACAATGCCAAGCCAATGGAAAATGGGGTGGAGATGACCCTTCCTGTGACG TGGTAAACTGTGGTCCTTTGCAAAGGCCGGACCATGGGGACATTATTCAACAAGTCGGTACCACGTTTGGAAACAGAATAGTTTTTGACTGCACTGGAAAGGGATATGAAATCAGAGGCAGCAAGGTTCGAACATGCCAGAGCGATGGCAGTTGGAGTGGACTCCCAACCACTTGCGAGC TCGTTAAATGTGACGATCCAGGAACACCCGTAAATGGAATGAGGATTGTCAGCAAAGGCCTCGTTTACGGCGGGTCTCTTAGGTTTAAATGCAACAGGGATTACACTCTGATGAAGGGAATGTCAGAAATCATCTACTGCCAAGCTAATAAGAGATGGACGGCGTCGGTTCCTTACTGTCTAG CTCCTTGCCGAGATCCAGGAGCCCCTCGCCAGGGAAGGAGAATTGGAGACGACTTTCGTCATGACAGTAAAGTAATATTCAGTTGTCCGAACGACTATCTCATGGAAGGTGTTGGCGAGATCCGGTGTTCAAATGGGACATGGAGCAATAGTGTACCAACTTGTAAAG CTCCTTGTGCCAAGCTCTCCAAACCAGCTAATGGATACATGCGTGGAGACTTCAGACATGGAAGTCAAGTTAGATTTGTATGCCTTTATGGGTATCAGAGGATCGGAGCAGCCTCTTCTACATGTAACGACGGTACCTGGTCCAATAGCGCTCCTATCTGTAAAG GTATATGCGGTAGGCCAAGAGTTTCATCAAGAGTACATGTACATGGAAACAGCTTTCTCGATGGAGACGAAGTTCAGTTTTCATGCGTTGCAAACTACGATTTATTTGGAAGTCAAAGAAGTCGATGTGTTGGCCAGAGATGGAATACAGGCATACCAGAATGCAAAG cccgctgcgTCTTTGGGGGAGACCCGGACAATGGCTTTGCTGTGCGCGATCCGTTTTTCAATAGAGTGGTTAACCATGGAGTACAGATAACTTACCGCTGCAACGAAAACTATACTCTGATTGGCTCTGCTACACAGGAGTGCAACAACGGCCATTGGACAAACTCTCGACCATCGTGCAAAG CTCCTTGCCGAGATCCAGGAGTTCCTCGTCAAGGAAGCAGAATTGGAGACGACTTTCGTCATGGCAGTAAAGTAACATTCACTTGTCGAGACGACTATAACATGGAAGGTGTTCGCGAGATCTCTTGTTCAAATGGGGCGTGGAGCAATAGGGTACCATCTTGTAAAG CTCCTTGTGCCAAGCTCTCCAAACCAGCTAATGGATACATGCGTGGAGACTTCAGACATGGAAGTCAAGTTAGATTTGTATGCCTTTATGGGTATCAGAGGATCGGAGCAGCCTCTTCTACATGTAACGACGGTACCTGGTCCAATAGCGCTCCTATCTGTAAAG GTATATGCGGTAGGCCAAGAGTTTCATCAAGAGTACATGTACATGGAAACAGCTTTCTCGATGGAGACGAAGTTCAGTTTTCATGCGTTGCAAACTACGATTTATTTGGAAGTCAAAGAAGTCGATGTGTTGGCCAGAGATGGAATACAGGCATACCAGAATGCAAAG cccgctgcgTCTTTGGGGGAGACCCGGACAATGGCTTTGCTGTGCGCGATCCGTTTTTCAATAGAGTGGTTAACCATGGAGTACAGATAACTTACCGCTGCAACGAAAACTATACTCTGATTGGCTCTGCTACACAGGAGTGCAACAATGGCCATTGGACAAACTCTCGACCATCGTGCAAAG CCTCCTGTCAATGGCCAGGTCGTATAGATAACGGAAGAGAAGTCAGACATAGTTACAAGCACGGAGATACAGTCCAATATGTTTGTAATAAAGGTTACATCCTCGATGGAAAACGAGATCTAACTTGTGTAGATGGAGCATGGAGCTCTCGTCGACCGGCATGTAGAG CATCTTGTAGACGCCCAGAACCGCCAAGGAATGGAGGAATGCGAGGAGACAATTTTAATCACAATGAGAAGGTGGTATTTTACTGTGATGAGAACTACCAGCTCGTTGGTGAATCCGAGATAACTTGCAAAGATGGCTCATGGAGTGATTCGTACCCCACATGTGTCG CCGCTTGTGATCATCCCGGTGACATAGAGCATGGACAGCTGACTTCACAGTACTTCTCACATGGCCAGCTGGTTAGATACAAATGTGATTTGGGTTACTCTTTGGAGGGAAATCATGAGCTGACATGCAACAATGGTGATTGGAATTCAAATCTACCTAATTGCAAAG CTTGCCAAAACCCAATCGGAATGGAAAACCCTTCCATCAGGAACATCAGGATCACATCAGCTGATTATCTTAGTTCGCCTACCCTTGCACGGCTTAATGGACGATTTGCCTGGTGTACGACAAAGCAAACTTACTTGCAAGTAAACCTCGGTAAACGTCATCAGCTGACTACTATAGCGACACAGGGAGGACAGGATAACACTGGAATCATTAGTTGGGTACGAAAATACAAACTCAGCTTCTTTGCTGGCCCAAGGAAAGAAATCTTCTACCAAGAGTCTGGAACACAACAG gTTATTGATGGAAATCAAAACGCCTCCTCAACCGTCACTTACTTCTTCAAGGAGCCTTTCATAACTCAAGTTGTGAGGATTTACCCTAACTTTAATCCCACGCCAGTCTGCTTGCGGATGGAATTATACGGCTGCGATCCAAACCCTG
- the LOC141880163 gene encoding sushi, von Willebrand factor type A, EGF and pentraxin domain-containing protein 1-like isoform X2 — protein sequence MRMWKRALTFAVLVFICPNIECKRKKDDAKKSVDCRRTNKSAFRFCTKACKSHNDCKKNERCLCDGDCGMSCVRNNLKCNQLKKTKNLIAKVSDGRSFGSVITYSCPPRYTLRGSSKRSCRAIGEWDGRKTRCRKFCRDPGEITHGNRRYTSFQVGKYITYWCFPGYNMTGNARITCEEDRSTGNPRWSSNKPICQLPTCPRPTIPRNALIDFPRKMPKNFNYNQRVLLKCMYGYVKTSLGILACRGPSWIGGISCRPKSCGSPSEVANGRILGYLYTFKQRVTYACDEGYQIRGPLYRQCQANGKWGGDDPSCDVVNCGPLQRPDHGDIIQQVGTTFGNRIVFDCTGKGYEIRGSKVRTCQSDGSWSGLPTTCELVKCDDPGTPVNGMRIVSKGLVYGGSLRFKCNRDYTLMKGMSEIIYCQANKRWTASVPYCLAPCRDPGAPRQGRRIGDDFRHDSKVIFSCPNDYLMEGVGEIRCSNGTWSNSVPTCKAPCAKLSKPANGYMRGDFRHGSQVRFVCLYGYQRIGAASSTCNDGTWSNSAPICKGICGRPRVSSRVHVHGNSFLDGDEVQFSCVANYDLFGSQRSRCVGQRWNTGIPECKARCIFGGDPDNGFAVRNAFSDRMVKHRLQIVYRCNEQYTLIGSATQRCNNGRWTNSRPSCKAPCRDPGVPRQGSRIGDDFRHGSKVTFTCRDDYNMEGVREISCSNGAWSNRVPSCKAPCAKLSKPANGYMRGDFRHGSQVRFVCLYGYQRIGAASSTCNDGTWSNSAPICKGICGRPRVSSRVHVHGNSFLDGDEVQFSCVANYDLFGSQRSRCVGQRWNTGIPECKARCVFGGDPDNGFAVRDPFFNRVVNHGVQITYRCNENYTLIGSATQECNNGHWTNSRPSCKASCQWPGRIDNGREVRHSYKHGDTVQYVCNKGYILDGKRDLTCVDGAWSSRRPACRASCRRPEPPRNGGMRGDNFNHNEKVVFYCDENYQLVGESEITCKDGSWSDSYPTCVAACDHPGDIEHGQLTSQYFSHGQLVRYKCDLGYSLEGNHELTCNNGDWNSNLPNCKACQNPIGMENPSIRNIRITSADYLSSPTLARLNGRFAWCTTKQTYLQVNLGKRHQLTTIATQGGQDNTGIISWVRKYKLSFFAGPRKEIFYQESGTQQVIDGNQNASSTVTYFFKEPFITQVVRIYPNFNPTPVCLRMELYGCDPNPDCIHVGSVVYGLWERKGDSLNYYVVYITQLNATHVDFVLDYTHGNGILLTRSYNRSEPVLVVDEIPKMIDILVGSRVIGVHKRAHKEWYQAGTVIRTTPRYAYVRFGSGTDRWVPPRELRLQRRPRFCATGA from the exons ATGAGAATGTGGAAGAGAGCTCTCACATTTGCGGTGTTGGTATTTATATGTCCGAATATTGAGTGTAAGAGGAAGAAGGACG ATGCGAAGAAATCAGTTGATTGCCGTCGAACAAATAAATCTGCTTTCAGGTTTTGCACGAAAGCCTGTAAATCTCATAACGATTGCAAAAAGAATGAGCGATGTTTGTGCGATGGAGATTGTGGGATGTCTTGCGTTCGAAACA ATTTAAAATGCAATCAGCTTAAAAAGACGAAGAACTTGATAGCCAAAGTTAGTGATGGCCGTTCCTTTGGCAGCGTGATCACCTATTCGTGTCCTCCACGCTACACACTGCGCGGTTCATCCAAGAGAAGCTGCAGAGCCATAGGAGAATGGGATGGAAGAAAGACTCGATGCA GAAAATTTTGCCGAGACCCGGGTGAAATTACACATGGAAACAGAAGATATACCAGTTTCCAAGTTGGAAAGTATATTACATATTGGTGTTTTCCTGGTTACAACATGACAGGAAATGCCAGAATCACCTGCGAGGAGGACAGATCCACAGGAAACCCTCGATGGAGTTCCAATAAACCAATTTGCCAAT TACCTACTTGCCCTCGACCCACAATACCACGAAATGCTCTTATCGATTTCCCGCGGAAAATGCCCAAGAATTTCAATTATAATCAAAGAGTCCTGTTAAAGTGCATGTATGGTTACGTTAAGACAAGCCTGGGTATTTTGGCATGTCGTGGCCCAAGTTGGATTGGAGGAATATCGTGTAGAC CTAAGAGCTGTGGCAGCCCTAGCGAAGTGGCGAATGGAAGGATATTAGGTTACTTGTATACCTTTAAGCAAAGGGTCACATACGCCTGTGATGAAGGGTACCAGATCAGAGGACCACTTTACAGACAATGCCAAGCCAATGGAAAATGGGGTGGAGATGACCCTTCCTGTGACG TGGTAAACTGTGGTCCTTTGCAAAGGCCGGACCATGGGGACATTATTCAACAAGTCGGTACCACGTTTGGAAACAGAATAGTTTTTGACTGCACTGGAAAGGGATATGAAATCAGAGGCAGCAAGGTTCGAACATGCCAGAGCGATGGCAGTTGGAGTGGACTCCCAACCACTTGCGAGC TCGTTAAATGTGACGATCCAGGAACACCCGTAAATGGAATGAGGATTGTCAGCAAAGGCCTCGTTTACGGCGGGTCTCTTAGGTTTAAATGCAACAGGGATTACACTCTGATGAAGGGAATGTCAGAAATCATCTACTGCCAAGCTAATAAGAGATGGACGGCGTCGGTTCCTTACTGTCTAG CTCCTTGCCGAGATCCAGGAGCCCCTCGCCAGGGAAGGAGAATTGGAGACGACTTTCGTCATGACAGTAAAGTAATATTCAGTTGTCCGAACGACTATCTCATGGAAGGTGTTGGCGAGATCCGGTGTTCAAATGGGACATGGAGCAATAGTGTACCAACTTGTAAAG CTCCTTGTGCCAAGCTCTCCAAACCAGCTAATGGATACATGCGTGGAGACTTCAGACATGGAAGTCAAGTTAGATTTGTATGCCTTTATGGGTATCAGAGGATCGGAGCAGCCTCTTCTACATGTAACGACGGTACCTGGTCCAATAGCGCTCCTATCTGTAAAG GTATATGCGGTAGGCCAAGAGTTTCATCAAGAGTACATGTACATGGAAACAGCTTTCTCGATGGAGACGAAGTTCAGTTTTCATGCGTTGCAAACTACGATTTATTTGGAAGTCAAAGAAGTCGATGTGTTGGCCAGAGATGGAATACAGGCATACCAGAATGCAAAG CTCGCTGCATCTTTGGGGGAGACCCAGATAATGGCTTTGCTGTGCGGAATGCATTTTCCGATAGAATGGTTAAACACAGATTACAGATAGTTTACCGCTGCAACGAACAGTATACTCTGATTGGCTCTGCTACACAGAGGTGCAACAATGGCCGATGGACAAACTCTCGACCATCGTGCAAAG CTCCTTGCCGAGATCCAGGAGTTCCTCGTCAAGGAAGCAGAATTGGAGACGACTTTCGTCATGGCAGTAAAGTAACATTCACTTGTCGAGACGACTATAACATGGAAGGTGTTCGCGAGATCTCTTGTTCAAATGGGGCGTGGAGCAATAGGGTACCATCTTGTAAAG CTCCTTGTGCCAAGCTCTCCAAACCAGCTAATGGATACATGCGTGGAGACTTCAGACATGGAAGTCAAGTTAGATTTGTATGCCTTTATGGGTATCAGAGGATCGGAGCAGCCTCTTCTACATGTAACGACGGTACCTGGTCCAATAGCGCTCCTATCTGTAAAG GTATATGCGGTAGGCCAAGAGTTTCATCAAGAGTACATGTACATGGAAACAGCTTTCTCGATGGAGACGAAGTTCAGTTTTCATGCGTTGCAAACTACGATTTATTTGGAAGTCAAAGAAGTCGATGTGTTGGCCAGAGATGGAATACAGGCATACCAGAATGCAAAG cccgctgcgTCTTTGGGGGAGACCCGGACAATGGCTTTGCTGTGCGCGATCCGTTTTTCAATAGAGTGGTTAACCATGGAGTACAGATAACTTACCGCTGCAACGAAAACTATACTCTGATTGGCTCTGCTACACAGGAGTGCAACAATGGCCATTGGACAAACTCTCGACCATCGTGCAAAG CCTCCTGTCAATGGCCAGGTCGTATAGATAACGGAAGAGAAGTCAGACATAGTTACAAGCACGGAGATACAGTCCAATATGTTTGTAATAAAGGTTACATCCTCGATGGAAAACGAGATCTAACTTGTGTAGATGGAGCATGGAGCTCTCGTCGACCGGCATGTAGAG CATCTTGTAGACGCCCAGAACCGCCAAGGAATGGAGGAATGCGAGGAGACAATTTTAATCACAATGAGAAGGTGGTATTTTACTGTGATGAGAACTACCAGCTCGTTGGTGAATCCGAGATAACTTGCAAAGATGGCTCATGGAGTGATTCGTACCCCACATGTGTCG CCGCTTGTGATCATCCCGGTGACATAGAGCATGGACAGCTGACTTCACAGTACTTCTCACATGGCCAGCTGGTTAGATACAAATGTGATTTGGGTTACTCTTTGGAGGGAAATCATGAGCTGACATGCAACAATGGTGATTGGAATTCAAATCTACCTAATTGCAAAG CTTGCCAAAACCCAATCGGAATGGAAAACCCTTCCATCAGGAACATCAGGATCACATCAGCTGATTATCTTAGTTCGCCTACCCTTGCACGGCTTAATGGACGATTTGCCTGGTGTACGACAAAGCAAACTTACTTGCAAGTAAACCTCGGTAAACGTCATCAGCTGACTACTATAGCGACACAGGGAGGACAGGATAACACTGGAATCATTAGTTGGGTACGAAAATACAAACTCAGCTTCTTTGCTGGCCCAAGGAAAGAAATCTTCTACCAAGAGTCTGGAACACAACAG gTTATTGATGGAAATCAAAACGCCTCCTCAACCGTCACTTACTTCTTCAAGGAGCCTTTCATAACTCAAGTTGTGAGGATTTACCCTAACTTTAATCCCACGCCAGTCTGCTTGCGGATGGAATTATACGGCTGCGATCCAAACCCTG